The following proteins come from a genomic window of Geomonas sp. RF6:
- a CDS encoding IS4 family transposase — MRPFSRQKPQNPYEFNRLLDPVKRSCTPVSPLTSRGYRPLQLSFDDQLKALVYYHLQEFSSGRELIQALEQDNFAKECVAPPKGVKKSAFFEAINTRGLEQLTEIFGALAKEARKVIPAQHAELGNLVGIDGSVIDALMSMDWAQYSSTHNKAKAHVGLDLNRGVPTSVVVTDANQVERQYVDRILQPGETAVLDRGYQCNADFDQWQEDGKLFICRIQQRARKKVVRQNPLPHSDIVFYDAIVILGKKGLTEGQKELRVVGYRVDRKEYWVATNRYDLTAEQVAEAYKLRWNIETFFGWWKRYLNVYHLIARSQYGMMVQVLSGLITYLLLAIYCQEQHNERVSINRVRELRNKIASEAAGMAAEASRLRKNEAKKNRKKQKRRKAKT; from the coding sequence ATGCGTCCCTTCAGCAGACAAAAGCCTCAGAATCCTTATGAATTTAATAGACTTCTCGACCCAGTAAAGAGATCATGCACCCCTGTTTCTCCACTTACATCGAGAGGTTACCGACCGTTGCAACTGTCATTCGACGATCAGCTAAAGGCCCTTGTCTACTACCATCTCCAGGAATTCTCTTCTGGAAGAGAACTGATCCAGGCCCTGGAACAGGACAATTTCGCCAAGGAATGTGTTGCGCCACCTAAAGGCGTTAAAAAATCCGCCTTTTTTGAGGCTATCAACACACGTGGACTCGAACAACTCACTGAAATCTTTGGAGCACTGGCGAAAGAGGCTCGCAAAGTCATTCCCGCCCAACACGCAGAACTTGGCAACCTTGTTGGCATCGATGGATCTGTCATCGACGCTTTGATGTCCATGGATTGGGCGCAGTACTCAAGCACTCACAATAAAGCCAAAGCCCACGTAGGCCTTGATCTGAACCGTGGTGTGCCGACGAGTGTGGTCGTGACTGACGCTAACCAGGTGGAGCGGCAGTATGTAGACCGTATCCTCCAGCCTGGCGAAACTGCTGTCCTTGATCGAGGGTACCAATGCAACGCCGACTTCGATCAGTGGCAAGAAGACGGCAAACTCTTTATCTGCCGCATCCAGCAGAGAGCCAGAAAGAAGGTCGTCCGTCAAAATCCTCTTCCGCACAGTGACATCGTCTTTTATGACGCCATCGTTATTCTGGGCAAGAAGGGGCTCACTGAAGGGCAGAAAGAGCTCCGAGTAGTTGGCTATCGCGTTGACCGAAAGGAATACTGGGTTGCGACAAACCGCTATGACCTTACCGCTGAACAGGTGGCCGAAGCATACAAACTACGTTGGAACATAGAGACCTTCTTTGGCTGGTGGAAACGATACCTCAACGTCTACCACTTAATCGCCAGAAGCCAGTATGGCATGATGGTGCAGGTCCTCAGTGGACTTATCACTTACCTTCTCCTGGCCATTTACTGCCAAGAACAGCATAACGAGCGGGTGAGCATCAATCGTGTCAGAGAGCTAAGAAACAAAATCGCTAGTGAAGCTGCTGGAATGGCAGCTGAAGCCTCTAGACTGCGAAAAAATGAGGCCAAAAAAAACCGAAAAAAGCAGAAACGACGCAAAGCAAAAACCTAA
- the cbiQ gene encoding cobalt ECF transporter T component CbiQ, giving the protein MASIEGALLDFKSLDRLAGGVSGLHRLDPRAKVIVTLVFIFTVVSFGRYQISALIPFFAFPIAMVALGDLPPRFLVKKVALLCPFALLVAIFNPLFDRDILIRLGSVGISAGWISCASIVLRAALTVGAALILVALTGFPDICRALERLGMPRPFSVQLLFLYRYIFVLAEDASRAVRARQLRAFGDSGMKISVYVSLLGHLLLRTWQRAERIHMAMLSRGFTGTFHTRHNYRFGPREAFFVAGWCTFFILLRLHNISQLVGNLVTGVGQ; this is encoded by the coding sequence ATGGCATCGATAGAGGGAGCGCTCCTCGACTTCAAGAGCCTCGACCGCCTGGCGGGGGGAGTGAGCGGCCTTCATCGTCTCGATCCCCGAGCGAAGGTCATCGTCACCCTCGTATTCATCTTCACGGTCGTCTCCTTCGGCAGGTACCAGATCTCCGCCCTCATCCCCTTCTTTGCCTTTCCCATAGCCATGGTGGCGCTCGGGGACCTTCCGCCCCGCTTTCTGGTCAAGAAGGTCGCCCTCCTCTGCCCCTTCGCCCTCCTCGTGGCGATCTTCAACCCTCTCTTTGACCGCGACATACTGATCCGGCTGGGATCCGTCGGCATCAGCGCCGGATGGATTTCCTGCGCCTCGATAGTTCTGCGTGCCGCGCTGACGGTCGGTGCCGCCCTCATACTGGTGGCACTTACCGGCTTCCCCGACATCTGCCGCGCGCTGGAGCGCCTCGGGATGCCGCGCCCCTTTTCGGTGCAGCTTCTCTTTCTCTACCGCTACATCTTCGTCCTCGCTGAGGATGCTTCCCGTGCTGTGCGCGCGAGGCAGCTGCGTGCCTTTGGCGATTCCGGGATGAAGATCTCCGTGTACGTCTCCCTCCTCGGGCACCTGCTGCTGCGGACGTGGCAACGGGCGGAGCGGATCCACATGGCGATGCTCTCCCGCGGCTTCACCGGCACCTTTCACACCAGGCACAACTACCGCTTCGGCCCGAGGGAAGCGTTCTTCGTCGCCGGATGGTGCACCTTTTTCATCCTCTTGCGTCTCCACAACATCTCGCAGCTGGTGGGGAACCTTGTAACAGGGGTCGGTCAATGA
- a CDS encoding HD-GYP domain-containing protein has protein sequence MQETVLFVDDEKSYLAYTTSIFENKGLRILTASSAMEALEIIDQEHVSVVVSDNEMPGMRGLELLAKIKELSPHTVKIMMTGSADLSTALAAINSGEVFRFVVKPWKKSEMLRAVKDGIRRHRILQSLAREDEYILHSLAQTIELKDASTRGHCDRVATLALKIAAELHISVDRQREIKYGSWLHDCGKIGVPEAILNAERALTPKEFDVIKKHTIWGCDVVRKANLSKTVQDIVLYHHERWDGKGYPCGLKGEDTPLEAQIVAVADVCDALTMDRPYRKGLCRDEFLRTIVEMQGTNLAPHLVDTLLQILERD, from the coding sequence ATGCAGGAAACAGTCTTGTTTGTGGATGACGAAAAAAGTTACCTCGCCTACACCACGAGCATCTTTGAAAACAAGGGGCTCAGGATCCTCACTGCATCGTCCGCCATGGAAGCGCTCGAAATCATCGACCAGGAGCACGTCTCCGTGGTGGTCTCCGACAACGAGATGCCGGGGATGCGCGGCCTCGAGCTCCTGGCGAAGATCAAGGAACTCTCCCCACACACCGTAAAGATCATGATGACGGGGAGCGCCGATCTCTCCACCGCTCTCGCCGCGATCAACAGCGGCGAGGTCTTTCGCTTCGTGGTGAAGCCGTGGAAGAAGAGCGAGATGCTGCGCGCGGTGAAGGACGGGATCCGCAGGCACCGCATCCTGCAGTCACTGGCTCGGGAGGACGAGTACATCCTGCACTCTCTCGCCCAGACCATCGAGCTGAAGGACGCCTCCACCCGCGGCCACTGCGACCGCGTCGCCACCCTCGCCCTGAAGATCGCCGCCGAACTGCACATCTCCGTGGACAGGCAGCGCGAGATAAAGTACGGCAGCTGGCTGCACGACTGCGGCAAGATCGGAGTCCCCGAGGCGATTCTCAACGCGGAGCGCGCCCTCACCCCGAAGGAATTCGACGTGATCAAGAAGCACACGATCTGGGGGTGCGACGTCGTGCGCAAGGCGAACCTCTCGAAGACCGTGCAGGACATCGTCCTCTATCACCACGAGCGCTGGGACGGGAAAGGGTACCCCTGCGGACTGAAGGGGGAGGACACCCCGCTGGAGGCGCAGATTGTGGCGGTTGCCGACGTCTGTGACGCCCTTACCATGGACCGCCCGTATCGTAAGGGGCTCTGCCGTGACGAGTTCCTTCGCACCATTGTGGAGATGCAGGGAACCAATCTTGCCCCTCACCTCGTCGACACCCTCCTTCAGATCCTGGAACGCGACTAG
- a CDS encoding S41 family peptidase: MMRLISILFVLLLALAHAGWCANSSSNFGGVGIDGVPLPDGRIAVRQLVAGGPADLAGIRPGDIITHIDGKATAGSNFQQMVATRLRGKAGTQVRLKVRRPGTPDPLSFTLTRRQLVIPHK, encoded by the coding sequence ATGATGAGACTGATATCCATACTTTTCGTACTCTTGCTGGCGCTGGCACATGCCGGGTGGTGCGCGAACTCCTCTTCCAACTTCGGCGGCGTAGGGATCGACGGTGTTCCACTTCCGGACGGGAGGATCGCGGTGCGGCAGCTGGTCGCAGGCGGCCCCGCGGACCTCGCAGGAATCCGCCCAGGCGATATAATCACCCATATCGATGGCAAGGCCACGGCGGGGAGCAATTTTCAGCAGATGGTCGCAACGCGACTGCGCGGGAAGGCCGGGACGCAGGTCAGGCTGAAGGTGAGGCGACCGGGCACCCCCGACCCTCTCTCCTTCACACTTACCAGAAGGCAGTTGGTGATCCCGCACAAGTGA
- a CDS encoding UPF0149 family protein, which yields MRGGRWGNLLRDGGDAILPVRGIRGDKPIFTVEEREKLSDLLARAVNPDEALTVEGLHGFLFGLAITPEPVMPSEWLPQVFGEAVADFASNVDANETLEYLFGAYHRICILNEQDLLYFPFDMETLKEDDLERIGEWAYGLYAAMCLRLNVWGIDERVVTELEMSDEDRYLSASCSVVLGVAVPESVPELFEDARQADMGTITAILYAALPEAVSTLRDHARKVRKTLSYPPYDTEELIKERLCPCGSGKSFGDCCGK from the coding sequence ATGCGGGGCGGCAGATGGGGGAATTTGTTGCGGGACGGCGGTGACGCCATACTCCCGGTCAGAGGGATAAGGGGAGATAAGCCTATTTTTACCGTGGAAGAACGAGAAAAACTGTCCGACCTCCTTGCCAGAGCGGTAAACCCTGACGAGGCCCTGACGGTGGAAGGGCTGCATGGCTTCCTCTTCGGCCTCGCCATCACCCCTGAGCCGGTCATGCCGAGCGAGTGGCTGCCGCAGGTCTTCGGCGAGGCGGTCGCAGACTTCGCCAGCAATGTGGACGCCAATGAGACGCTCGAGTACCTTTTCGGCGCCTACCACCGCATCTGCATCCTGAACGAGCAGGACCTCCTCTACTTTCCCTTCGACATGGAGACGTTGAAGGAGGACGATCTGGAAAGGATCGGGGAGTGGGCGTACGGGCTGTACGCTGCGATGTGCCTGCGACTCAATGTGTGGGGGATAGACGAACGGGTCGTGACCGAGCTGGAGATGTCGGACGAGGATCGATACCTCTCGGCGTCGTGCAGCGTGGTCCTCGGGGTGGCGGTGCCGGAGAGCGTTCCGGAGCTTTTCGAGGATGCGCGCCAGGCGGACATGGGTACCATAACAGCGATTCTTTATGCAGCGCTCCCTGAAGCGGTATCGACGCTGCGAGACCATGCGAGGAAGGTCAGAAAGACGCTGTCTTACCCTCCCTATGACACGGAGGAGCTCATCAAGGAGCGCCTCTGCCCGTGCGGCAGCGGGAAAAGCTTCGGCGACTGCTGCGGCAAGTAA
- the asnS gene encoding asparagine--tRNA ligase — protein sequence MSKYHRIAALLKEGEVGTEVSVKGWVRSLRTGKGVAFIALNDGSCLTSLQIVLDATLPDFEEISRLGTGSAIGVEGTLVASPAKGQSVELQATKVTVYGTVDDKYPLQKKHHTFEFLRTIAHLRPRSNTFGAVFRVRSALSFAIHKFFRERGFIYVHTPIITANDCEGAGEQFRVTTLDIGAPPRNDFGVDFCQDFFGQPTQLTVSGQLEGEVLACGLTSIYTFGPTFRSENSNTSRHAAEFWMVEPEIAFADLADDADLAEDFIKYLCRFVLEECAEDMAFFDKQIDPGAIERVRALAEARFARMDYNEAIERLEKAGTSFQYPVRWGLDLQTEHERYLSEQVVGGPLFVLNYPKDIKAFYMRQNDDGRTVAAMDLLVPKVGEIIGGSQREERLDLLEKRMDEIGISKESLSWYLDSRRWGSCPHAGFGLGFERLIMHLTGMENIRDVIPFPRTPGHAEF from the coding sequence TTGAGCAAATACCATAGAATAGCTGCTTTATTGAAAGAGGGCGAGGTCGGGACGGAAGTGAGCGTCAAAGGATGGGTCCGGTCGCTGCGTACCGGCAAGGGGGTTGCCTTCATCGCCCTCAACGACGGCTCCTGTCTCACGAGCCTGCAGATCGTCCTCGACGCCACCCTCCCCGACTTCGAGGAGATCTCCCGCCTCGGCACCGGCAGCGCCATCGGCGTGGAAGGGACCCTGGTAGCCTCTCCTGCAAAGGGGCAGTCGGTGGAATTGCAGGCAACGAAGGTGACGGTGTACGGGACGGTCGACGACAAGTACCCCCTGCAGAAGAAGCACCACACCTTCGAGTTCCTGAGGACCATCGCGCACCTCCGCCCCCGTTCCAACACTTTCGGCGCCGTCTTCCGGGTGCGCTCCGCGCTCTCCTTTGCGATCCACAAGTTCTTCAGGGAGCGCGGCTTCATCTACGTCCACACCCCGATCATCACGGCAAACGACTGCGAGGGAGCCGGCGAGCAGTTCCGGGTTACCACCCTCGACATCGGCGCGCCCCCCCGCAACGACTTCGGGGTCGACTTCTGCCAGGACTTCTTCGGGCAGCCGACCCAACTGACGGTAAGCGGCCAACTGGAAGGGGAGGTTCTCGCCTGCGGGCTCACCTCCATCTACACCTTCGGGCCGACCTTCCGCTCCGAAAACTCCAATACCTCCCGACATGCCGCCGAATTCTGGATGGTGGAGCCGGAGATTGCCTTTGCCGATCTGGCCGACGATGCCGATCTTGCCGAGGACTTCATCAAGTACCTCTGCCGCTTCGTCCTGGAGGAGTGCGCGGAGGACATGGCCTTCTTCGACAAGCAGATCGACCCGGGCGCCATCGAGCGGGTTCGCGCGCTGGCGGAGGCGCGCTTCGCGAGGATGGATTACAACGAGGCGATCGAGCGGCTGGAGAAGGCGGGGACGTCGTTCCAGTACCCGGTGCGCTGGGGGCTCGACCTGCAGACGGAGCACGAGAGGTACCTCTCGGAGCAGGTCGTGGGGGGGCCGCTCTTCGTGCTGAACTATCCAAAGGACATCAAGGCGTTCTACATGCGCCAGAACGACGACGGCCGCACCGTTGCAGCGATGGATCTGCTCGTCCCGAAAGTGGGAGAGATCATCGGCGGATCGCAGCGCGAGGAGCGCCTCGACCTCCTGGAGAAGCGGATGGACGAGATCGGGATCAGCAAGGAGTCGCTGAGCTGGTATCTCGACAGCAGACGCTGGGGCTCCTGCCCGCACGCCGGCTTCGGCCTCGGCTTCGAGCGCCTCATCATGCACCTGACCGGAATGGAAAACATCCGCGACGTCATCCCCTTCCCGAGAACGCCGGGGCATGCGGAGTTCTGA
- a CDS encoding glutaredoxin domain-containing protein — MKALTALLVAFLLLIPVYSGAEDGKQSPLKPPAAGQHYPKIVLYSTSWCPHCKAAKEYLTEHNIPFINRDVEMDDEAMQLLTGKYKSKGVPVIVFGDDEIILKGFDQAEFEKALQKCSKK; from the coding sequence ATGAAAGCCCTGACCGCACTACTCGTCGCATTCCTCCTTCTGATCCCGGTCTACAGCGGCGCCGAAGACGGGAAGCAGAGCCCGCTCAAGCCCCCCGCAGCAGGCCAGCACTACCCGAAGATCGTCCTCTACTCCACCTCCTGGTGTCCCCACTGCAAGGCAGCGAAGGAGTACCTTACCGAGCACAACATCCCCTTCATCAACCGCGACGTGGAGATGGACGACGAAGCAATGCAGCTTCTCACCGGCAAGTACAAGAGCAAAGGGGTACCCGTCATAGTGTTCGGTGACGACGAGATCATCCTCAAAGGATTCGACCAGGCTGAATTCGAGAAGGCGCTGCAAAAGTGCAGCAAGAAGTAA
- the hpnK gene encoding hopanoid biosynthesis-associated protein HpnK, whose product MKEIIFNADDFGLSSGANRGIIKAWREGVLTSTSLMPGGAAFDEAVALAAANPGLQVGVHITLVQGRSVLQHPGSPSLAPGGDFGNNPVREGMRYFFLKSLRPQLEAEIEAQIRKCVDAGIRLTHVDGHLNIHMHPTVFDILTELMPKYGISTFRLSRENLAAELSVARNRVVGKYADAFIFSRLADRCRTALDRLGIRYAGEVKGLLNSGKMTEEYLLKALGTVREELTEIYFHPGCRPCGELDRWMPEYRHDDEVAALTSPAVRRRMAELGLRLRNYRGEEKTYA is encoded by the coding sequence ATGAAAGAAATCATCTTCAACGCTGACGACTTCGGCCTCTCCAGCGGCGCGAACCGCGGAATCATCAAGGCCTGGCGCGAAGGGGTGCTCACCAGCACCTCACTCATGCCCGGCGGGGCCGCCTTCGACGAGGCTGTCGCGCTTGCCGCGGCAAACCCTGGGCTCCAGGTGGGAGTGCACATTACACTCGTGCAGGGGCGCTCGGTGCTGCAGCATCCCGGCTCCCCCTCTCTCGCTCCGGGGGGGGACTTCGGCAACAATCCGGTGCGCGAGGGTATGCGCTACTTCTTCCTGAAGTCACTCCGCCCCCAGCTGGAGGCAGAAATCGAGGCGCAGATAAGGAAGTGCGTCGATGCCGGGATAAGGCTCACCCACGTGGACGGGCACCTGAACATCCACATGCACCCGACGGTCTTCGACATCCTCACAGAGCTGATGCCGAAGTACGGCATCTCGACCTTCCGGCTGAGCCGCGAGAATCTCGCGGCGGAGCTCTCCGTGGCGAGAAACCGGGTCGTGGGAAAGTACGCCGATGCCTTCATATTCTCCCGCCTTGCCGATCGCTGCCGCACGGCCCTCGACCGCCTCGGCATCCGCTACGCGGGAGAGGTGAAGGGGCTCCTCAACTCGGGAAAGATGACGGAGGAGTACCTTTTGAAGGCGCTCGGGACGGTGCGCGAGGAGCTCACCGAGATCTATTTTCACCCCGGCTGCCGCCCCTGCGGCGAACTTGACCGCTGGATGCCGGAGTACCGGCACGACGACGAGGTGGCGGCGCTGACGAGCCCGGCGGTGCGCCGGCGCATGGCCGAGCTGGGGCTTCGTCTCAGAAACTATCGCGGAGAGGAAAAAACGTATGCTTAA
- a CDS encoding DUF3108 domain-containing protein, whose translation MKRLVFLALFLLFSASSSFALTVPERLVYDISWSGMTAGTAVQEVTQSGDVLHIVSTTRSASWLSHFFPVDDRVESVLKKGNSGSGLGMPRFYRERINEGSTHRHKESRFDERELTVTTKDFRDGGKEKVHKITDRTYDTLSCIYFMRKCDLVVGSSFNIEIYDCKKLWDTEVQVLRKERITTSLGTFNTIVVKPILRFQGMFARTGDVHIWVTDDALRVPVKMTTKVKLGKITATLVGGSYWPEKAQM comes from the coding sequence ATGAAAAGACTCGTTTTCCTCGCCCTTTTTCTTCTCTTCTCCGCCTCATCCTCATTTGCCCTCACCGTTCCTGAACGCCTGGTGTACGACATAAGCTGGTCCGGGATGACCGCCGGCACCGCCGTGCAGGAAGTCACCCAGAGTGGCGACGTGCTCCACATCGTCTCAACCACCCGCTCCGCCTCGTGGCTGAGCCATTTCTTTCCCGTCGACGACAGGGTCGAGTCCGTGCTGAAGAAGGGGAATTCCGGCTCGGGGCTGGGGATGCCGCGGTTCTACCGGGAGAGGATAAACGAAGGGAGCACCCACAGGCACAAGGAGTCGCGCTTTGACGAGCGGGAGCTTACGGTAACGACGAAGGACTTCAGGGACGGCGGGAAGGAGAAGGTGCACAAGATAACCGACCGCACCTACGACACCCTTTCGTGCATATACTTCATGCGCAAGTGCGACCTTGTGGTCGGCAGCTCCTTCAATATCGAAATCTACGACTGCAAGAAGCTCTGGGATACGGAGGTGCAGGTTCTTCGCAAGGAGCGGATCACCACGTCGCTGGGGACCTTCAACACGATCGTGGTGAAGCCGATTCTGAGGTTTCAGGGGATGTTTGCGAGGACCGGCGACGTGCACATCTGGGTGACGGACGATGCGCTGCGGGTGCCGGTGAAGATGACCACCAAGGTGAAGCTCGGCAAGATAACGGCGACGCTGGTGGGGGGCTCCTACTGGCCCGAGAAGGCGCAGATGTAG
- a CDS encoding energy-coupling factor ABC transporter ATP-binding protein → MSHHIVEVKNLGHVYPDGTTALREVSFRIHHGESVAIIGANGAGKSTLLLHLNGYLAPGTGSVRIGDLPLEKGTLPQIRRTVGMVFQEPDDQLFMPTVYDDVAFGPLNLGMSTGEAERRVCEALERVGAAHLKEKAPYHLSGGEKKRVAIATVLSMSPDILVMDEPTNGLDPFSRRQLIGLLREFRHTKIFTTHDLDMVLDLCERTIVLHEGEVAADAPTKDVFADEELLARCRLEKPLSMQGCPVCGRQG, encoded by the coding sequence ATGAGCCACCACATCGTTGAGGTAAAAAACCTGGGGCATGTGTACCCGGACGGGACGACCGCCTTGCGGGAAGTCTCCTTCCGCATTCACCACGGCGAGTCGGTAGCGATTATCGGCGCCAACGGAGCAGGAAAATCGACCCTCCTCCTCCACCTGAACGGCTATCTCGCCCCAGGCACCGGCTCTGTGAGGATCGGCGACCTGCCGCTGGAAAAAGGGACGCTGCCGCAGATCAGGCGCACCGTGGGGATGGTTTTCCAGGAGCCGGACGACCAGCTCTTCATGCCGACCGTTTATGACGATGTTGCCTTCGGGCCGTTGAACCTGGGGATGAGCACTGGGGAAGCGGAGCGGCGGGTTTGCGAGGCACTGGAGCGGGTCGGAGCCGCACACCTCAAGGAGAAGGCTCCGTATCACCTTTCCGGCGGGGAGAAGAAGCGGGTTGCCATTGCCACCGTCCTTTCCATGTCGCCGGACATCCTGGTGATGGACGAGCCGACAAACGGCCTCGACCCATTCTCTCGCCGGCAGCTCATCGGGCTTCTGAGGGAGTTCCGGCACACGAAGATCTTCACCACGCACGACCTGGACATGGTGCTCGACCTGTGCGAGCGGACGATCGTGCTGCACGAAGGGGAGGTCGCGGCGGACGCCCCGACAAAGGATGTCTTTGCCGACGAGGAGCTACTCGCCCGCTGCCGGCTGGAGAAGCCCCTGTCCATGCAGGGGTGCCCTGTGTGCGGCCGGCAAGGGTGA
- a CDS encoding EamA family transporter: MLKTVIVMLLAVTAGTIGDLLLASGMKELGDLSTMNLKGILNAALQALTTPKLIFGTCMLAVFFFLWLAVLSWEDLTVALPMQALNYILVAFLSQYFLHETVTPMRWAGTVLVAIGVMLITRSSGA; the protein is encoded by the coding sequence ATGCTTAAAACTGTAATAGTCATGCTGCTGGCGGTAACTGCCGGGACGATCGGGGATCTGCTCCTGGCGAGCGGCATGAAGGAACTGGGGGACCTCTCCACCATGAACCTGAAGGGGATCCTGAACGCGGCGCTGCAGGCGCTCACCACGCCGAAGCTCATCTTCGGCACCTGCATGCTCGCGGTCTTCTTCTTTCTGTGGCTCGCCGTCCTCTCCTGGGAGGACCTGACGGTGGCGCTCCCGATGCAGGCGCTCAACTACATCCTGGTCGCCTTCCTCTCGCAGTACTTCCTGCACGAGACCGTTACCCCCATGCGCTGGGCCGGAACGGTACTTGTTGCCATAGGTGTGATGCTCATCACACGCAGCAGTGGTGCCTGA
- a CDS encoding energy-coupling factor ABC transporter permease codes for MADALLSPAVGGTMWCVSAGAIAWSSRNVAKDLDERKVPLMGVLGAFLFAAQMINFSIPGTGSSGHLAGGLLLSLLLGPHAALLVVASVLFVQALFFADGGLLALGCNIFNIGVVPAFLVYPLLSLRNPRAAGSTRAACWTVLSAIAALQLGSLAVVLETWLSGVAALPVRTFLLLMQPIHLAIGIVEGVVTVAILSFFRKTRPEAAFCAGVPAAGKAGRRLLLAGMAVALLTGGILSSFASRNPDGLEWAIARATGGELKSSADSSISSALGALQQKTAVMPEYGFKRSSAGSAALDTVESAGTGIAGIAGSVVTLLCALLGGLFLKRKKGAVS; via the coding sequence ATGGCAGACGCACTTCTGTCGCCGGCGGTCGGTGGGACGATGTGGTGCGTGTCAGCAGGCGCCATCGCCTGGTCGTCCCGGAACGTCGCAAAGGATCTCGACGAGCGCAAGGTCCCCCTGATGGGGGTGCTCGGCGCCTTCCTCTTCGCCGCGCAGATGATCAATTTCAGCATCCCCGGGACCGGCTCCAGCGGACACCTCGCCGGCGGCCTGCTCCTCTCGCTTCTGCTGGGGCCCCACGCGGCCCTTCTGGTCGTAGCCTCCGTCCTCTTCGTGCAGGCGCTCTTCTTTGCCGACGGCGGCCTCCTCGCGCTTGGGTGCAACATCTTCAACATCGGGGTCGTCCCCGCATTTCTGGTATACCCCCTGCTCTCTCTCAGGAACCCCCGCGCCGCCGGAAGCACCCGCGCCGCCTGCTGGACAGTTCTCTCCGCGATAGCCGCGCTGCAACTGGGCTCCCTCGCCGTAGTACTGGAAACATGGCTTTCAGGGGTGGCGGCACTGCCGGTGCGGACCTTCCTCCTCCTCATGCAGCCGATCCACCTGGCCATAGGTATCGTGGAAGGGGTGGTGACGGTCGCAATCCTCTCCTTCTTCCGCAAGACACGTCCCGAAGCAGCATTCTGCGCAGGCGTTCCTGCCGCCGGGAAAGCGGGCCGCCGCCTTTTGCTCGCCGGCATGGCCGTCGCTCTCCTTACCGGCGGCATCCTCTCCTCCTTCGCCTCCAGAAATCCCGACGGGCTGGAATGGGCGATCGCGCGAGCGACGGGAGGGGAGCTGAAGTCCTCCGCTGACTCTTCGATTTCTAGCGCGCTGGGCGCGCTGCAGCAAAAGACCGCGGTCATGCCGGAGTACGGGTTCAAGCGCTCATCCGCAGGGAGCGCAGCGCTAGACACCGTCGAAAGTGCCGGCACGGGGATCGCCGGTATCGCCGGCTCCGTGGTGACCCTGCTGTGCGCCCTTCTGGGCGGCCTCTTCCTGAAGAGGAAGAAAGGCGCGGTCTCCTAG
- a CDS encoding ParB/RepB/Spo0J family partition protein encodes MTQEPKKYKHGKLYDLNISDLLLDTAQPRKYFDEEALAELKASIEKHGVLQPVLVRSGEKGGFLVVSGERRFQASVKAGLTTIPALLTEGDPVEISIVENLLRENLTAIEEAEAIERLRATHNYQLKDLSGILGKAESTVCEILSLNKLPEDVKDECRNNPKASRALLVKIAREHSQEKMRALYQKYKDVLTGEAAKVSRRSLPTEVQGDFTFVNRCTRRINALEIAMLDDAQLQELAADLQNLRSAAFKKLKAMKARAQRI; translated from the coding sequence ATGACCCAGGAACCAAAGAAGTACAAGCATGGCAAGTTGTATGACCTGAACATCTCCGACCTGCTCCTCGACACGGCGCAGCCACGCAAGTATTTCGACGAGGAGGCGCTCGCCGAACTCAAAGCGTCCATAGAGAAGCACGGCGTGCTGCAGCCCGTTCTCGTCCGCAGTGGAGAGAAGGGCGGCTTCCTCGTCGTATCGGGGGAGCGCCGCTTCCAGGCGTCGGTCAAGGCGGGGTTGACCACCATCCCCGCCCTTCTCACCGAGGGTGATCCGGTGGAAATATCCATCGTGGAAAACCTGCTGCGTGAGAACCTGACGGCGATCGAGGAGGCGGAGGCGATAGAAAGGCTGCGGGCGACCCACAACTACCAGCTGAAAGACCTCTCCGGAATCCTCGGGAAGGCGGAGTCGACCGTCTGCGAGATTCTCTCCCTCAACAAGCTCCCCGAGGACGTAAAGGATGAGTGCCGCAACAACCCTAAGGCGTCGAGGGCTCTGCTGGTAAAGATCGCCCGGGAGCACAGCCAGGAGAAGATGAGGGCTCTCTACCAGAAGTACAAGGACGTCTTGACGGGGGAGGCTGCAAAGGTATCACGCCGGTCCCTCCCGACAGAGGTGCAGGGAGATTTCACCTTCGTGAACAGGTGCACGAGGCGCATCAACGCCCTCGAGATCGCCATGCTCGACGACGCCCAGTTACAGGAGCTGGCCGCCGATCTTCAGAACCTGCGCTCGGCGGCCTTCAAAAAGCTCAAGGCCATGAAGGCCCGTGCCCAGCGGATCTAG